A stretch of the Vigna radiata var. radiata cultivar VC1973A chromosome 7, Vradiata_ver6, whole genome shotgun sequence genome encodes the following:
- the LOC106769247 gene encoding protein DENND6A isoform X1, whose product MSRSPSFKVREELLPSLDPESLQRWIVGFCVIRFDLEQGQLVEVCYPPGCLTNDEELEIAYSSFPDSISQQQNRSSIHDCIFFFRFRRHLKSQSIDKNNVGEELSSTSSANVSKYMYGFVFNRQIHDERLKRGGEQKSVVVLSHSPYSSVFRPLLQIIGPLYFDFGKVALEHIAAYVSAWPAPVPGKLMDLPIGNETIKVNLPPVHCLPLENGLSFDESASPVAPLLPSNQSIPQGLFHDADIFGAFRGILLQLWLLWELLVIGEPILIIAPTPSQCCEAVASLVSLIAPLLCSVDFRPYFTIHDPEFSHLNSIREGETFPSMVLGVTNLFFLKALKKIPHIVSVGSLHPSSNRVALSTRSSAGKVSGRPDGGLQQLYLQSLQKFSPSSLLNAIKLRRDGPLCLMTEHKEAIWTTYSAITKPDTSILNRLVDAGMSPRVEESMSVVNNEILRRHFLELTINFLAPFGPYFRITAPLEGSSPYVDPPSLPPFSADEFLSSLSTRGPGKFILKRMKSNWLNFYRRFLNGPNFMPWFQRRRAVAEREQDRLWRHSRMKTDMQQLVSKMSELEIVDSFNVIEKLLHRELQLQQPGNGDIDSTATCEKLMRDLQAVFSALTKDMQQIMLSNPERASLLQRIVN is encoded by the exons ATGAGTAGATCTCCTTCCTTTAAAGTCAGAGAAGAACTTCTTCCCAGTCTTGATCCTGAGTCTTTACAGAGATGGATAGTTGGCTTTTGTGTTATAAGGTTTGATCTTGAACAAGGCCAGCTTGTAGAAGTATGTTATCCGCCTGGCTGTCTTACGAATGATGAAGAGCTGGAGATTGCATATAGTTCGTTTCCGGATTCCATTTCCCAGCAACAAAACCGCTCAAGCATTCATGATTGTATCTTCTTTTTCCGATTTCGTAGGCACCTCAAATCTCAAtccatagataaaaataatgttgGTGAAGAGTTATCCAGTACAAGCAGTGCTAATGTTTCTAAATACATGTATGGTTTTGTCTTTAATAGACAGATACATGATGAGAGGCTAAAGCGAGGAGGGGAGCAGAAGTCTGTGGTCGTTTTGTCCCACAGTCCTTATTCAAGTGTGTTTAGACCTTTATTACAGATTATAGGTCCCTTATATTTTGACTTTGGTAAGGTAGCACTGGAGCATATTGCAGCTTATGTTTCAGCATGGCCTGCTCCTGTTCCTGGAAAGCTAATGGATCTTCCGATTGGGAATGAAACCATTAAAGTGAACTTGCCACCTGTTCACTGCTTGCCTTTGGAAAATGGATTATCTTTTGATGAGTCTGCTTCTCCTGTGGCACCTTTACTTCCTAGTAATCAGTCTATTCCGCAGGGCCTTTTTCATGATGCAGATATTTTTGGTGCTTTCCGTGGCATCTTATTGCAGCTTTGGTTGTTATGGGAGTTGTTAGTcattggtgaaccaattctgaTCATTGCACCAACCCCTTCCCAGTGTTGTGAGGCCGTTGCCAGTCTTGTGAGTTTGATTGCACCATTACTTTGTAGTGTTGACTTCCGGCCTTATTTTACCATTCATGATCCTGAGTTTTCACACTTGAACTCAATTCGGGAAGGGGAAACCTTCCCTTCAATGGTTTTAGGGGTGacaaatcttttcttccttaaGGCTCTCAAGAAAATCCCCCACATTGTTTCAGTTGGAAGTCTCCATCCTAGTTCAAATAGGGTTGCCCTTTCAACTAGGTCTTCTGCTGGCAAAGTTTCTGGTAGACCTGATGGTGGGCTTCAACAACTTTACCTACAGAGCCTACAGAAGTTTTCTCCTTCAAGTTTACTGAATGCAATTAAGCTGCGGAGAGATGGTCCTCTTTGTCTCATGACAGAACATAAGGAAGCCATTTGGACTACATATTCTGCCATAACTAAGCCCGACACCTCTATTTTAAATAGGCTTGTAGATGCAGGCATGTCACCAAGAGTTGAGGAATCAATGTCAGTTGTTAACAATGAGATATTACGGCGGCATTTCTTGGAGCTCACAATTAATTTCTTGGCCCCTTTTGGTCCATATTTTAGGATCACAGCTCCATTGGAAGGATCTTCTCCTTATGTTGATCCTCCATCTTTGCCTCCATTTAGTGCTGATGAATTTCTTTCAAGTTTATCAACCAGAGGTCCAGGGAAGTtcattttgaagagaatgaagTCTAACTGGCTCAACTTCTACAg GCGGTTCCTGAATGGACCCAACTTCATGCCTTGGTTTCAGAGGAGGCGTGCTGTAGCTGAACGGGAACAAGATAGATTGTGGAGGCATTCAAGAATGAAAACTGATATGCAACAGCTTGTATCTAAAATGTCTGAGTTGGAAATTGTGGATTCCTTCAATGTTATAGAGAAACTTCTGCATAGAGAATTGCAG
- the LOC106769247 gene encoding protein DENND6A isoform X2 yields MSRSPSFKVREELLPSLDPESLQRWIVGFCVIRFDLEQGQLVEVCYPPGCLTNDEELEIAYSSFPDSISQQQNRSSIHDCIFFFRFRRHLKSQSIDKNNVGEELSSTSSANVSKYMYGFVFNRQIHDERLKRGGEQKSVVVLSHSPYSSVFRPLLQIIGPLYFDFGKVALEHIAAYVSAWPAPVPGKLMDLPIGNETIKVNLPPVHCLPLENGLSFDESASPVAPLLPSNQSIPQGLFHDADIFGAFRGILLQLWLLWELLVIGEPILIIAPTPSQCCEAVASLVSLIAPLLCSVDFRPYFTIHDPEFSHLNSIREGETFPSMVLGVTNLFFLKALKKIPHIVSVGSLHPSSNRVALSTRSSAGKVSGRPDGGLQQLYLQSLQKFSPSSLLNAIKLRRDGPLCLMTEHKEAIWTTYSAITKPDTSILNRLVDAGMSPRVEESMSVVNNEILRRHFLELTINFLAPFGPYFRITAPLEGSSPYVDPPSLPPFSADEFLSSLSTRGPGKFILKRMKSNWLNFYRRFLNGPNFMPWFQRRRAVAEREQDRLWRHSRMKTDMQQLVSKMSELEIVDSFNVIEKLLHRELQDIMCKT; encoded by the exons ATGAGTAGATCTCCTTCCTTTAAAGTCAGAGAAGAACTTCTTCCCAGTCTTGATCCTGAGTCTTTACAGAGATGGATAGTTGGCTTTTGTGTTATAAGGTTTGATCTTGAACAAGGCCAGCTTGTAGAAGTATGTTATCCGCCTGGCTGTCTTACGAATGATGAAGAGCTGGAGATTGCATATAGTTCGTTTCCGGATTCCATTTCCCAGCAACAAAACCGCTCAAGCATTCATGATTGTATCTTCTTTTTCCGATTTCGTAGGCACCTCAAATCTCAAtccatagataaaaataatgttgGTGAAGAGTTATCCAGTACAAGCAGTGCTAATGTTTCTAAATACATGTATGGTTTTGTCTTTAATAGACAGATACATGATGAGAGGCTAAAGCGAGGAGGGGAGCAGAAGTCTGTGGTCGTTTTGTCCCACAGTCCTTATTCAAGTGTGTTTAGACCTTTATTACAGATTATAGGTCCCTTATATTTTGACTTTGGTAAGGTAGCACTGGAGCATATTGCAGCTTATGTTTCAGCATGGCCTGCTCCTGTTCCTGGAAAGCTAATGGATCTTCCGATTGGGAATGAAACCATTAAAGTGAACTTGCCACCTGTTCACTGCTTGCCTTTGGAAAATGGATTATCTTTTGATGAGTCTGCTTCTCCTGTGGCACCTTTACTTCCTAGTAATCAGTCTATTCCGCAGGGCCTTTTTCATGATGCAGATATTTTTGGTGCTTTCCGTGGCATCTTATTGCAGCTTTGGTTGTTATGGGAGTTGTTAGTcattggtgaaccaattctgaTCATTGCACCAACCCCTTCCCAGTGTTGTGAGGCCGTTGCCAGTCTTGTGAGTTTGATTGCACCATTACTTTGTAGTGTTGACTTCCGGCCTTATTTTACCATTCATGATCCTGAGTTTTCACACTTGAACTCAATTCGGGAAGGGGAAACCTTCCCTTCAATGGTTTTAGGGGTGacaaatcttttcttccttaaGGCTCTCAAGAAAATCCCCCACATTGTTTCAGTTGGAAGTCTCCATCCTAGTTCAAATAGGGTTGCCCTTTCAACTAGGTCTTCTGCTGGCAAAGTTTCTGGTAGACCTGATGGTGGGCTTCAACAACTTTACCTACAGAGCCTACAGAAGTTTTCTCCTTCAAGTTTACTGAATGCAATTAAGCTGCGGAGAGATGGTCCTCTTTGTCTCATGACAGAACATAAGGAAGCCATTTGGACTACATATTCTGCCATAACTAAGCCCGACACCTCTATTTTAAATAGGCTTGTAGATGCAGGCATGTCACCAAGAGTTGAGGAATCAATGTCAGTTGTTAACAATGAGATATTACGGCGGCATTTCTTGGAGCTCACAATTAATTTCTTGGCCCCTTTTGGTCCATATTTTAGGATCACAGCTCCATTGGAAGGATCTTCTCCTTATGTTGATCCTCCATCTTTGCCTCCATTTAGTGCTGATGAATTTCTTTCAAGTTTATCAACCAGAGGTCCAGGGAAGTtcattttgaagagaatgaagTCTAACTGGCTCAACTTCTACAg GCGGTTCCTGAATGGACCCAACTTCATGCCTTGGTTTCAGAGGAGGCGTGCTGTAGCTGAACGGGAACAAGATAGATTGTGGAGGCATTCAAGAATGAAAACTGATATGCAACAGCTTGTATCTAAAATGTCTGAGTTGGAAATTGTGGATTCCTTCAATGTTATAGAGAAACTTCTGCATAGAGAATTGCAG